Part of the Falco biarmicus isolate bFalBia1 chromosome 4, bFalBia1.pri, whole genome shotgun sequence genome, AGGGTCAGAGAGAGTGGCCCCAGGCACAGGAATgtcacctgctccagcacagagtCCCTGCCCCTGTGTGTGGGTCCCATCATGCAGGACAGGGATGCCGCATCTCTTTGGATAACCTGGCTTTATTAACACACCAAGGTCCTACCTGCACTCCCCCAACTCACACCTCTCCCGCCACAGAGATGGCCAGTCCCCTCGCAAGCAAGATGCTGCACCACACTCCCCCAGCAGAGATCTGgcaaagacaccccctgccccccaccccagacgCAGCCAGTTGGGGACAGCCCAAAGACCCGACGGCACTGGAGGCTGGTGGGGGCCAGCAGCTCATGGAGGTGGGTGCTCACCATAGGCACCCTAGCCCAGattgccagcagctgcccaggggaGAGGAGCTCCAGCGGGGCTGAGAAGGGAAGCACAGAAGCCCCTCATGACAAGCCCGTCCAGCCCCAGCATGGGGGTGCAGTGCACGCAGCTCCTGGTGCATGGGCAGCTGGCATCTGGAGGCTCACTGGGAGGCTGGCTGGAGTGACAGGGCTGGCCCAAGAACCATAGATCACCCCAGCCCTAGGGGAGCACAAGGCTCCCACAGCAGCACGGCTGGGAGAGAAGGCCAGACCAGGACCCGTGTCAGGGCATCCTGCCCTTGCTGCAGTCTCCCAGCAGGTCTCCGCTTCTTTCTTAGGAACCCAGCAGAGGCAGTCGATATTCCTGGGGGGCTCCCAGGCCCCAGCTGCACCGCAGCAGCTATGTCCCTTCCTGAGCAGCAGGTAGCCACAAGGTCTGCCCCATTTCCAGCAGGCAGCAAGAGTGACAGAGGGCAGAGGGGCTCCTGGTTCTGGGCTGCGCCTTGGCAAGGCAGCGGGCTAgccacacagccctgccagctggcACAGGAGATGCCAGAGCAGACAGACAGGAGCCGACAGCCCCGCGTTTCCCTCGGTGAGTGCTTCCCGAGTTTCTGTCCTGCCAGCCAATGTCTTTGTTGTGTAGCATCCTAGGATGGCGCGTGCCCCGGCAGCCCTGTTCCCACAGCTGGCCATGCTCCTGTGCCTATCTCCAGCGGGTCTGGTAAATGAGCGGGTAAAAGACGTTCAGGAAGAGAGCCACGATTGCGGCCGTGGTGGCCAGGACAAAGTATCTGATGCAGCCTTCatctgggtgctggggggtgccCGGACTCCGCTTCTGGCCACGGGGCCTCCGGGAGTTTCTTGCAGGCCTTTGGGGTGCATCAAGCTGCAGCTCTTGTTCTTCAGCCTCCAGTTCCTGCCAGATCAGAGAAGCCTGCGATGTGGAAACCTGCGTCAGCACTTGGAGAACGCAACGGGCAACACCCCTTGCCATCCCCCGGGGCAGGCGGCTGCCTGCAAGCCCAGCCCCGTGCCCTGCCAGCCCGCCTCCCCATGCAGCACTGTCGCGGTCGCCCCCGCCCCTGCAGCTCTTCGGGGTCTCCGGTGCATGGGGTGCAGCCGGGCTCTGCTGGGTGGCTCTGCTGGAGGCAGCgtgggcagcagccaggcagggtcTTCGCGGGCCCGTGGGGactggagcaggcagctggatCCCGGTGGAGCCGATATGCTGGCATTGGTGGGTCCAGGTGagagggggcaggcagcagccaatCACAGCCCAGCTTTTGTGATCCCAACAGGATCTTTCAGACAGCGGCCAATCCAGCGCCAGCTGGGGTGGCGGGAGCAGGAGGCGCAGTCAAGCACGGCCAgtcacagctctgctttggtGAGTGGGGATGCTCCGACAGCCAATCGTAGCCCAGCTTCCAGAAGGATTATCCACAGGTAGCCAATCACAGCCCGGCCCTTCACTGTGCCGTTGGTCATGCAGAGCAGGCGATCAGGGTGTAGGTCTCCGGAGGGCACTCGGTGCCTGGAAGGGTGCGGGTGATCCGAGGTGCTCAGGGACCCGCTGAGCCCTGGCAGGATCCAACGCGCCCCATCGCTGCGGGGGATCCGGCGCTGCCAGGGGCCCGACGAGCCCCGGCACCACGAGGGGACCCGGTGAGCCCTGGTGCTGCGGGGCGTTACAGTGAGCCTCGGTGCCGCCTGGGCCCCCAAAGGCTCCCACCGCCAGTGTGGGAtgagcagcacagccttccCGTTGCCCAGGCCACCCccaaaaagcagagcagctccaggaCACACAGGTCCCCAAGGACAGGAacagccccaggcaggcagacagCAACGTGACAGCCCCGGGTcccagaggcaggcagctcctgtccccagcggagagggcagagctggcatgCCTAACCAGGGCCGGGCTGAGGGCTACGCGAGCCAGGTGAGCCCCAACAGGGCACAcgcctgcagcagtgccagagctgagcccagcatCACCCCCAGACCCTGCAGGGCCACAGGGGTGCCAAGCGTGgaaggaagagctgcagccttcCCTCCTGTATCTGTATCTGATGTTCACACAAAGATCAGCCTGACCGTCTCCCCTCAGTACATGCCCAAAGCACGCTGCCGGCTGGCCCACCCCCGCCCTCCcgggcagcccagcagcagagctcactCTGGCAGGTTTGTTTCTCTCCAGCACCTGGCAGCGGCTGCCAGGCTTCCAGCTCAGCACTGCCATTTGCCTTTTCTGCACCTATCTTGGCCCCAAGCTGGGCCTCAGCAGAAAGCGTCCCCCATCCTGCCAAGAGCAGCTGCGGCGGGCAGGTTCTCACtgctccctggcacagccagctcccacTGCACCACTCACAATCTTCCACTGGTGCCGTCACCGGCGAGGCTGGGCCCCCTCCTCCAGTGCCCTCCCACCAACACCTCCACCCTGACGATGGGAACCAGCTCTCCTGTGATCCCTCAGGGCAGGGACCGTCCCAAGCTCACAGCCGGAACAGGGCAAGACAGGTCACAAAGCCTGGCTGGCAAAAGCTCTTCAGTGTCGGAAGAGGGGCAAGCACCGCACTGCGGCTGGGCTGGCAGAGATGGGCCAGGCCCTGCACGTGGGCACCTGGGCACATTTCAAGGCTCTGTGGCTCCAACAGGGCCAAAAGGGATGCAAGCTCTcacctggctggcagcagcttcGGCAGAGGGGGTGCGCTCAGCTCGGTGGTCTGGGGCATGCCCTGGGAGGGGTCTCTCCACAGGAGAGTTCCTCCGGCGGTAGAAGAGGACATATGCGTATCTGGTCACCACCTGGCTCTCGTCCACGGTGGTGACTGTGCTGTCATCGAAGAGCCGCCAACCTGAGAGGAGAGAAGGGTTAAGCAAGTGGACATGCCacggctgcaggagcaggggggtGGCGAGGGTGACAGATCCTCACCCACGTCACTGCGCTGGCTGTTCTTGTCATTGGGCAGGCGGGCGTACGCCGTGTAGTGCCCCCCAATCATGCCTCCGTAGTGGTTGATCACAGCGTACAGGTCATACAtcggcagctgctgctcacccTTCCGGCCAATGCAGAACTTGCTCAGGTCCAGGCTCCTGGGGAGAGGACACAGGGACCGTTGGGGCAGTCAGCATTAGGCAGGGAGAGGCAAGGCtacagggcagcacaggcagtgccaACTCAGGCACCTTGTCCCCCAGGCTCTCACCGGACGGGGAAGTCCACCATGTCGTTGATCTTATCCCTCCAAATAAAGCTGCGGAAGGAGAAGCGCTTGAGCTGGATGATGAGGACGTTGGGGAGCCGCCACAGCATCAGCTGCTTGGAGGCCTCACGGTGCTGCTTGCACTTGGGGCAGTACCTGGGGGGAAGAGTGTGATCATTACTGGCACAGGAAGAGTCTCAGGTCTTgcagccccgccagccccaAGGTTGCCCACATGTGGGACATCTCAGCACAGTCCTGTACAGCACTGGCGTTGCTCTCTGCTGGCttgcagcccccctccccagtacACTGGGAAGGCCAGCCCAACACTCCTGGCCACCAAAAGAAATGGCATGCCAGCTTGGGCAGCTCCTGGGAAACTCCCACCCCTGCCTGAGCCCATGGGCTGGAACCCACCCTGCCTCCTTCCTCACCACGCTTCCTCTGGGGCCAGGACTTCAGGCTTGGTGAAGAGATTGAGGCACTGCTCCAGGGTAAAGTGGCCAGCCCGGGCTGCTTCGCTGGCTGAGCCTGGGTCCTCCACGCACTCCAACTCCTTGGACTCCACCAACACAAACTCCTTGAGGCGCTCATTGTTCTTCCATACCAGGGCGAGGGAGCAGTCATCTGTCAGGTCCAGGGGGGTGTCACCTGCAAAGGGGCACATACTTCACACACCTGCTCCACCAGGCTGGGCCAGGCCACTCTGCTGGGCTTGAAGCCGTATCACCCAACCCAGCTCGATACCGAGATCGCACAGTGCTGCCAGGAAGTGGCCCCACAGCCAGATTCACCACCTCAGGGCAGCAGAACCCCCCAACCAGCAGGGTGCAAGGCTGGCACAGCCCTTCTCAGCAGCATCTACATAACCAGCAGGTTATGGGATGTGGGCATCCCATTCAGACAAGAGGTGACCCAGAGATCACAGAGCCTCTGTGGATAAAGGACATTGAAGGGCACTGGTTTATTTGCTCAGAAAAGCAGGAACGTCATGCCCGAGAAGAgcttgcaggcagcagctctgtgcagcagaGTTCTGCCCTCCCCTGTACCAGATGCAGCTTTCACTGTCCAGCCTGGGGCCACTGTCACATCTGGGTTCACCTTGTGCCAGGCAATCTCTGGCACCCTGGCCAGAGGCCACGAGGGGTGAAGGTGGCACTTTCCAGGGCTCTGGGCTCACCTTTATCTTCCAGCTTGTGCTCTCTGTTGGCAGCATCGATCTTGTTGATGTAGAACTGCGTGGCGCGGGCACTCAGCGAGTCTGGAGTGTGTTGGTACCCAGGGATGGCAGCTGTAAACAAGCAGGGACAGATCTGTGGTGGCACTGCCTGTCTGCCCTGCATAGGGGCCAAGAATTTGCagtgcccccacccccacctcacATGCTACGGTCTTGCAGGAACACAACCACGTGCCCCATGTCCTTGACTATTTTTAGCAGGCGCCTGCCCCTGGCAAGCTgtgctcctctgcctgccttgcCCCTTCGCTGCACATTGCTGCCATCCTGAGATGAGTGTCTGGAAACGTGACAGCCAGGCAGCCGAGCGCGAGAGGCTGCTCCCATGCAGCTGAGTCAGAGCGAGGGAAAAGCTGTGCTCACAGCCCCCAAGGGGCTCAGCCCGCACCAGGCTCTGCCATCCCACAGGACTCAGAagcttctgccagctcctgccttcccacccctcccacAACAACACAACACTCCAGCCTCGTTCCTCGTCAGgtctctgctctgccccacaggccctgccagggcaaGGCAGAGCGTGGCCAGGCAGGCATTTCGGGTGGGGCAGCACCGCCAAAACACAGCTCCCAGGGCCTCGTTTATGTCCCCAAGAGTCTCTAGACCAAGCTCACAAGGGAAGAATGGATGCTGTGGTGCGAGGTCACTCCAAGGAGGGAGAATTGCTCCTGTTTTGTCAtggggctgcctgggctccTGGCACACAGCACCGCAGCACCTCTTACCTTCTGGCTTGAGGGCTCTCTCATAGGATGGCTCCTTCTCGCAACAGCTGTCGCCCTGTGTCTCCACGTGTTCAGAGAAGCCTGAATCCAAGCTCAGCAGGGAACTCCTGGCTGTCAGGACCTTGCTCCGGACAGTGCCCGTGTCCCCCAGGTCTGGATGCAGCTCAGGCACAGCTGGCGAGAGCGGGGGCTCCTGCAAGAGGCTGGAAGCCCTGTCCACGTCTCCCAGCTCGGAggcagaggtggctgctgcacagctgctcttgGCCAGAGGCTCCAGCTTGTCTGGGAGctgaggctgcagcccctgctccgGTGACATTCGGCCAAGCTGGAACGGAGGCTGGAACACGCTGACTGAGTACCTGGACAAGGAGGTGGCAGTCAGAGCTGGCCAGGCACAGGGCTGAGCTCTCAGCTCTGGGGAAGAAGCACTCTCCTCTCCTGGACTCTCACCTTGCATagccctccagcagctgtgccaggcgGGCATAGGTGAGGCGGGACTCTGGCACGCTGATGAGGAAGGGGAAACCGATGTTCTCAGGGCGGCACAAAGCCTTGTGGTCTGGCCAGTGTGTTTTCTGACATGCCCTGTAAGACACATAGCCCCTGCTGTAACACACACAGCCCCGGCATCCACGACCATCCCAGGCAGGAGCATGGCAGAGCCAGAGGGGTGTGTTTTGGACGAGAGGAGTGCCACAAGCCAGACTGATGACCTCCCAAAGGCAAGGCTTGTCCCACCTCCTCCCAGGGGCTGAGatctcccacccagcccttGAAGGCAGGAGACCCTTCCTCCCCACCAAGCACCAAGCTAACTCACACATTGCAGTAACCGACTCGATAGCACCTCGTGCAGCGCTTGAGCTTCTCATCATCTGGCAATTGCTTCTTCTGGCAGGCTGCACACTTGGCAACGGGGCCACTGGGCACCTGCGGACGCTGCAGGAGAAATGACCCATTGGGCAAGGAAGGGCACCTGGGCAGGACAAGGCAGCCTCGGTGGGCATCCGTGCTTGCTGCAACTAGCTGCCCTTGCGTGTAGCTCTTCCCTTCCTGCTCAGACCCACTTGCAGGCTCAGCCTCCCTGCATACCTCCCAGTAGTCCCAATACTCCCTCTTACCTGCTGGACCTGCAGCTCCACCACCCGCTCCTTGGCCAGCTCTGGGGACAGAACctcaaagcagagcagcaggtccGTAGGGGAGACCGTGTCCAGTGAGTTGGACGGCAGGAACATGCGGTGGAAGTGATTCTTGATCACCTGCCAGGAGAGCAGTGGAGCGTGGCCATGTGAGGGCTGCcccatgctgcttctcctgagAAAGCCACAGACCTCAGCTCTACAGCaagctgcagggacagcagcaccaCAGGGACACTGTGCTCAGCTCACCACCCTGCCAGGGAAGGATGGACATCCCTTGCCCTACTGCGGTGGCCCAGCCCCCCTGAGCAGGTATTTGCCTAGCAGCACCCTCCGCCACTGCCACCCACGGACAAAATTCGTCTCACAGACACGTCGGATATGGGCAAGCAACTGCCAGGGGCGATattccctgcagagctgtgggagcCAGGGCACCCAGAAGAGCAGCCCATGGCTTGCCTCCCAGCTTGAGCACTCTTACCTCTGCCAGGCGCAGGTTCTCTGGTTTCACACGCACACTGTGGGCCACCGAGTCGAGTACCTCCATGGCACTGGAGTTCTCCTTGCTGATACTCACAAGGAACTGCCACCAAGAAAGTGCCACATCAGTCACACCATATCAAGGCATGCAGGCCCTTACTTAACACAAGGCTTAGCCTGTTGGCACATGACCAgctgcctggagcacctccagGAGCCCTCTCAGGCTCCCTCCCCAGAGTAGATGGTGCAATTTACCTTGATAGGTTTCTTGTGCGGCTCCTTTGCAAAGTAGTAGACAGTCAGCACCTTCTGCTTCTGTgggaggggcacagggaggtACAGGAAGGGGTCAAAGGTGATGGACACCTGCAGATGCAAGAGCACGCTCAGTTGCAGTTGGTGCTTGTGGCTGAGATCAGTGGAGCAGCAGCCCCGAgacccagccctgccctgtgaACTCTGCTCTCTGAGGGTCAGGAGCCTGGTGCTGCACAGCTAGCACAGGGACAGAGCCTCCAGGGCTGCCCTACCTTGGAACACACTGGGCACACCAGCTTGGATTTGTACTGGCCCTGGAAGAGGTCCACAATGAAAGAGTCATTCCTCATCTTGTGTCGTTGCCAGGCCTCTTCAGCTACCACCTGCAGGGAGAAAGGGCTCAGCACTGTGCTAAACCACCAAGGCCAGGGCTGTCTCCTGGTGACCTTGGGGAGGGACATCCTCACCTCGTCGGGCCTCCCATCCGAGTCAACAGTCTCTGTGTAGGGCTTGTTCTGGATACGGTTGAGGTCCTCGTGTAGGCCATCAAGCAGGAAGGCCATGAACTCCTGAGCATCGTGCTGGGCATAGCCAGTGAACTGGCTGGCCTTGCTGGCCACGACTGCCTGGAGGTAGCACAGTAGTCAgggctggccagcagctccctggcagcacTGGCTCTGCCCCATGCACAAAGCCTAGCTGCACCCACCCACATCCACCCAGCTCTCTGTGGCACTAGCAAGGCAGTCAGATGCCCACAAACGAGTGCTGGGGACCCACGGCAGCTCCTGCGTAGCACTGGTGCCCTACCTTCAGTTTAGATGGCTGGAAGGCATGGTGCGTGCCCTTCCACAGCGCTCGAAGCAGCATGGCAAAGCCGATGGCCAGGCGCCCGCCTGTCCCCAGTGGGTTGTTGTAGTTGATTTCCGACTCAAAGGACCGATCTGTAAGAGATGCAAGGAGAGtgagagcagctgctggctaCACCATCCAAgtggcagggctctgctgggctcccaGCATGGGCTCACCATGGAAGTAGTCACGTAGCTCCCGGGTGTTGGACAGGGACTGGATGACGCTGTTCATGAAGCAGGTGTTGCCCAAGTTCACCAGCCCCGTGAAGCCAGGCAGGCAGACTTTCTTCTTctcatcttcatcctcatcaTCCTCCACACTCTCAGCGCTCACCGGGCTGTGCGTCATCGGTGGCACCATGCATGTTGGTTTGGGCTGCCAAAGCAGAGGTGGTGTCAGGGTGCTGCACTCGGGAGGGTCTCTCCGGGAACACCACGTGAATCCGAAAGACCAAGGGACCAAGGTACCCCTCAGGCAGGACTGGAGCCATCATGCCATCTCCCACCAGGACTGGGATAGACAGGCAAACCACTGCCCCTAATCCTGACAGCTGTGACTAAGGAGTGCAACCGCCTCCTCCAGGAAGAGTTTGCCAGTCCCCAGAGCAACACTGAGGAGGATGGGGTCCCACAGCACGGATAAGTAGGCCAGCCCCCTTTTCCTCCAACCCAGGTGAAatccagcacagccccactCACCGATGGGATGTGTGGCTCTTGCTTCACTGCCACATGCTCTGGGGCTGTACGAGCTGCCACACCATCCAGACCCCCATCTTCCACACGCTGCTTCTCTTTGTCACTGGCTCGGGCCTCTTCCTTGCTGGACAGGGGGTGCTGGTTACTGCCCGGGGGGTTCTTGTCCAGAGGGGTAGGGCCTGTAGGCATGGCAACCTTTGCACCACCCACTGCACCTTAAAAAGGGGGAAGGGTGGGCCTGTGGTTAGCAGCACCGAGCGCTGCCCATGGCGGGGCTGAGCTGTTCAAGTCCATGCTCGCACACAGGATCTCTCCTGCCCCTCTTCCCCATGAACGAGGGAAACAGCAGCGCCCTTCCCCTAGCACTTTGTTTGCCTTGCCCCACAcccctcctccctgcacccGCTCagcccctctccttccccacaaCCCCACACCAGAGGACCTGGCACCAACCGGCAGCTGCCAGCGGTGGGGAGGGCCCATGCCCCACTGGGGTGCGGCAGGCAGGCAAGACAAGAAGGCAGGGTGCAGACCTCGTGTGGCTGGAGcctccagccccccccagcGCTGGCTGTGGCGTTTCTTCAGGCAGACGTCGATGCGAGACACTGTGAAGTTGTACGTGCACTGGTCTGGCTCAATAAGGTTCCTGCAAGACATGCAACAAGTCAGGGGTGCCCCAGACCCCCCAGCAGCCTCAGACATGCCAAAGCCTCTGGAAGGCAGGGCCACGGCCTCCAGGCGGTAGGGACCCAGCTAGCACTGATCTTGAGGTGGCCCTGGTAGCGCCAGAAACCCTCGAGCCTGGCCACACTGAGCACACAGAAAGCCTCTTTCCTGACAGATCCATTCTCCTTGGCTCCACATGCCCCCTCCCCGCTGGACAACCTGCCCGAAGAGCACACAGCCTGGTCTGTCTCTGTCCCCAAGAGCTCTAAAGCATGCTGGGAGGAAACTGTGGGCAAGGAAACACTAAGATTTCCTCCCCTGCAAGCTTCCATACAGAGCCAAGGCAGCCCAGGCTTGGGGCATTAGTGCAGCATGGTGTAAGAGAGACCCCCAGGTGCAGAAATGAGCATTCCCTGCACAGACCCGCTAGCTGGGActggctcctgctccagctctgcactCTCAGTTCCCTTGCCCTGGTACAGGCTAGAAGGACAGAAACCATACCTTAGCTTCACCTGCCACCGGAACACTGTGTGGGGCCCACAGCCAGGATGGAGGCGAAGGAAATTTGTGTCACTGCAAAAAAATCGGAAGTGAGAAGAGTTGAACAAACAAATAGCCCAGCCACacccaggagctctgcagcagcctggcaccaTGCCGAAGTACACTGGTACCTTGTCTGGAACACCAGCGTAAAGTCTTGTTCCCGGAACAACACCTTGGATGTCTCCTTATGGATCTCTTTCACATAGACGTGTACCACCACCAGGTCATTGCCCTTCTCATATGAATCATTCTTGACAAAGGTCAGGCTCACAAAAGGCTCTGGCTCTGAGCAGGGAAAGTCACAGAGAGAGATGTTGCTGAGGCAATGCTGCAGGCCGACCCAGGAGAGGTCCAGAGCAGATGGACCTTCCTGACCAGGCTGACCCCTAGGCTCTGGCCACTCaccatcagctgctgcttccagagCCACGTCATCCTTGGACCAGTCCCTCTTCTCACTGTCTCTGCCTAGGGAAGGAGTGGCTGCCGGGATGGCCTTAGAACTCTCTCCCAGGACAGGTGTGCAGTCCCGGCCCCGCAAggcctcagcagggctgcctggctgcaggactCTCTTCTCCACACAGGTGGCAATACGGTGGGGGAACACCTCTGTGGTAGCCGCAAGAGGTGGCATCTCCACAGGAACAGCCTCCTTGGCCAAAACCACAGCCTTTCAAGACGGAAGgacacagtaaaaaaaaccagacaccGTCACCCCTGAGCTGCCCTGGCCCACCTGCTGTGACTGCTGCCAACCAGGCAGGCACAGCTCCGCGCTGCCCACTCGCCCCACACACTCCACGCTCAGCCCATCAGCATCACAGTCCAACGACTGTGGGCTCCCCACATCACCCTCTCCTGCACCACAGCCAGGCCCCATGCCAGCCCTCAGCACCACCCGTGGAACCCCAGAGCCCATCTTGAGGGCAGGGATGGGTTCCTGGGCGAGCAGCGTCCCCTGCACGGAGGCTGAGGGACATGTCATGAAGGgaccctgcctgcctgggtcCTTGGGTACCTTCTCCAGTGGCAGTGCGAGGTCTGCAAGGGCTGTGGGCGCATCAACTTGGCTGGCTCTGCCATTCCTGCGGCTGCCTGCTCTCCCGCTGTGCCCTTTGCTGGGCTCCACATTCCCGCTGACTCTGGCATTTGGCTCCTCTTCAGTGGGAGCCACTTTGAGGTATACTGCCCGCTTGGCACTGGGGCCACTCTGTgtccctgggctggctgggctTTTCCCTCCCAGGGCCTCACTTCTTCCTGGAGCACGCTTGGGGTTGGAGGGCTCCCGCCGGGatctcagcagctctgggccTTCAACCCTCGGTTCTTCAGGggtcagctctgcagaagcagctttctCCTTCCCATTCTCCCAGCACGTGGCCCCTTTAGCCAGCTCTTTGGATCcgtctttcctcctcttctgtgAAAAGCAGTGCAGCACAGTGGGAAGCTATCCAGGTAGCAGCACCTCTCATGCTCTCTGCCTGCCCCTCACCCTCACTCCTCCTTCCCAGAGCGTGCTGGGGCTCTCTGCTCCAGAACCTGGAGGCTATGTGGCAGGATGACAGCCCCCTCCCTAGGACAGAGGCAGCTGGCTTACTGCCCTCACGCAGCACATGGATGCAGGATGTACCCCACGCCCTGGGCAGCTCAAGAGCAGGGAGTGAAACCctcaccccagctccctcaagCTCCCTAAGTTCCCTCAAAAGGCAGATCCTCGCCTCCTCACCAGAAGAGAAGACCAGGTATGGAGTGGGATCTTCTTCTGAAGCACAAGCTGTAGAAAGTTGCCCTTCTTGCACTGGACCTTGCTGCAGGAGCTCTCAATCTCCTCGTAGAACTGACAGCTCCACTGGCGCCCATCTGCAAGCAGAGGGGGACCAGCACCTCAGGCAGCGCTCCAGGCAGCTGTCTGTTGTCCAGGCAACCTAACCCACAGCCCCTTTCACCTGGCCCAAAGATCAAAGGAGCACTCATCCAGAGCCAAGGAGGCTGCAGGCAAGCTGCCACCATACCCCAGGAAGCTTCAGGACTTCAGCCAGCTTCCCTGGATTTGCTTTGTACATCTGGCTGGCCTACTTCCCAGAGGGAAGGCCCTGGACCTCCCTGCCCTCACAGGCACAGTCACTTTCCCAAAGGATACTCAGTCATCCCAGTGAACAGGGGACAG contains:
- the USP19 gene encoding ubiquitin carboxyl-terminal hydrolase 19 isoform X3, whose protein sequence is MSSSTNAPGQRRVSRGLDDATNKKKQKDRANQESKEVSRPELEQAETAQEKDSEEELLLDWKQNADEIIVKLNLGSGALKVEDVDAAFTDTDCVVKLPDGRQWSCQFYEEIESSCSKVQCKKGNFLQLVLQKKIPLHTWSSLLKRRKDGSKELAKGATCWENGKEKAASAELTPEEPRVEGPELLRSRREPSNPKRAPGRSEALGGKSPASPGTQSGPSAKRAVYLKVAPTEEEPNARVSGNVEPSKGHSGRAGSRRNGRASQVDAPTALADLALPLEKAVVLAKEAVPVEMPPLAATTEVFPHRIATCVEKRVLQPGSPAEALRGRDCTPVLGESSKAIPAATPSLGRDSEKRDWSKDDVALEAAADEPEPFVSLTFVKNDSYEKGNDLVVVHVYVKEIHKETSKVLFREQDFTLVFQTSDTNFLRLHPGCGPHTVFRWQVKLRNLIEPDQCTYNFTVSRIDVCLKKRHSQRWGGLEAPATRGAVGGAKVAMPTGPTPLDKNPPGSNQHPLSSKEEARASDKEKQRVEDGGLDGVAARTAPEHVAVKQEPHIPSPKPTCMVPPMTHSPVSAESVEDDEDEDEKKKVCLPGFTGLVNLGNTCFMNSVIQSLSNTRELRDYFHDRSFESEINYNNPLGTGGRLAIGFAMLLRALWKGTHHAFQPSKLKAVVASKASQFTGYAQHDAQEFMAFLLDGLHEDLNRIQNKPYTETVDSDGRPDEVVAEEAWQRHKMRNDSFIVDLFQGQYKSKLVCPVCSKVSITFDPFLYLPVPLPQKQKVLTVYYFAKEPHKKPIKFLVSISKENSSAMEVLDSVAHSVRVKPENLRLAEVIKNHFHRMFLPSNSLDTVSPTDLLLCFEVLSPELAKERVVELQVQQRPQVPSGPVAKCAACQKKQLPDDEKLKRCTRCYRVGYCNVACQKTHWPDHKALCRPENIGFPFLISVPESRLTYARLAQLLEGYARYSVSVFQPPFQLGRMSPEQGLQPQLPDKLEPLAKSSCAAATSASELGDVDRASSLLQEPPLSPAVPELHPDLGDTGTVRSKVLTARSSLLSLDSGFSEHVETQGDSCCEKEPSYERALKPEAAIPGYQHTPDSLSARATQFYINKIDAANREHKLEDKGDTPLDLTDDCSLALVWKNNERLKEFVLVESKELECVEDPGSASEAARAGHFTLEQCLNLFTKPEVLAPEEAWYCPKCKQHREASKQLMLWRLPNVLIIQLKRFSFRSFIWRDKINDMVDFPVRSLDLSKFCIGRKGEQQLPMYDLYAVINHYGGMIGGHYTAYARLPNDKNSQRSDVGWRLFDDSTVTTVDESQVVTRYAYVLFYRRRNSPVERPLPGHAPDHRAERTPSAEAAASQELEAEEQELQLDAPQRPARNSRRPRGQKRSPGTPQHPDEGCIRYFVLATTAAIVALFLNVFYPLIYQTRWR
- the USP19 gene encoding ubiquitin carboxyl-terminal hydrolase 19 isoform X4, with the translated sequence MSSSTNAPGQRRVSRGLDDATNKKKQKDRANQESKEVSRPELEQAETAQEKDSEEELLLDWKQNADEIIVKLNLGSGALKVEDVDAAFTDTDCVVKLPDGRQWSCQFYEEIESSCSKVQCKKGNFLQLVLQKKIPLHTWSSLLKRRKDGSKELAKGATCWENGKEKAASAELTPEEPRVEGPELLRSRREPSNPKRAPGRSEALGGKSPASPGTQSGPSAKRAVYLKVAPTEEEPNARVSGNVEPSKGHSGRAGSRRNGRASQVDAPTALADLALPLEKAVVLAKEAVPVEMPPLAATTEVFPHRIATCVEKRVLQPGSPAEALRGRDCTPVLGESSKAIPAATPSLGRDSEKRDWSKDDVALEAAADEPEPFVSLTFVKNDSYEKGNDLVVVHVYVKEIHKETSKVLFREQDFTLVFQTSDTNFLRLHPGCGPHTVFRWQVKLRNLIEPDQCTYNFTVSRIDVCLKKRHSQRWGGLEAPATRGPTPLDKNPPGSNQHPLSSKEEARASDKEKQRVEDGGLDGVAARTAPEHVAVKQEPHIPSPKPTCMVPPMTHSPVSAESVEDDEDEDEKKKVCLPGFTGLVNLGNTCFMNSVIQSLSNTRELRDYFHDRSFESEINYNNPLGTGGRLAIGFAMLLRALWKGTHHAFQPSKLKAVVASKASQFTGYAQHDAQEFMAFLLDGLHEDLNRIQNKPYTETVDSDGRPDEVVAEEAWQRHKMRNDSFIVDLFQGQYKSKLVCPVCSKVSITFDPFLYLPVPLPQKQKVLTVYYFAKEPHKKPIKFLVSISKENSSAMEVLDSVAHSVRVKPENLRLAEVIKNHFHRMFLPSNSLDTVSPTDLLLCFEVLSPELAKERVVELQVQQRPQVPSGPVAKCAACQKKQLPDDEKLKRCTRCYRVGYCNVACQKTHWPDHKALCRPENIGFPFLISVPESRLTYARLAQLLEGYARYSVSVFQPPFQLGRMSPEQGLQPQLPDKLEPLAKSSCAAATSASELGDVDRASSLLQEPPLSPAVPELHPDLGDTGTVRSKVLTARSSLLSLDSGFSEHVETQGDSCCEKEPSYERALKPEAAIPGYQHTPDSLSARATQFYINKIDAANREHKLEDKGDTPLDLTDDCSLALVWKNNERLKEFVLVESKELECVEDPGSASEAARAGHFTLEQCLNLFTKPEVLAPEEAWYCPKCKQHREASKQLMLWRLPNVLIIQLKRFSFRSFIWRDKINDMVDFPVRSLDLSKFCIGRKGEQQLPMYDLYAVINHYGGMIGGHYTAYARLPNDKNSQRSDVGWRLFDDSTVTTVDESQVVTRYAYVLFYRRRNSPVERPLPGHAPDHRAERTPSAEAAASQASLIWQELEAEEQELQLDAPQRPARNSRRPRGQKRSPGTPQHPDEGCIRYFVLATTAAIVALFLNVFYPLIYQTRWR